The following proteins are co-located in the Ancylothrix sp. D3o genome:
- a CDS encoding glutathione S-transferase, whose translation MKKFAVICLLLWFVGVVSPALALPPPEDIPEEILRTEIFTEARSPLDGSLVSAAEYISIQEDLQKGPAEVRISSDIQHLIFLLKVRGFLRNIIPFVP comes from the coding sequence ATGAAAAAGTTTGCTGTTATTTGTTTACTTTTGTGGTTTGTCGGTGTGGTTTCACCGGCCCTTGCTTTACCCCCGCCAGAGGATATTCCCGAAGAAATTCTGCGGACAGAGATTTTTACGGAGGCGCGTTCGCCTTTGGATGGCAGCCTCGTGAGTGCGGCGGAGTATATTTCGATTCAAGAAGATTTACAAAAAGGGCCGGCAGAGGTAAGAATTAGCTCGGATATTCAGCATCTTATTTTCTTGCTGAAGGTGCGGGGCTTTCTGCGGAATATTATTCCTTTTGTGCCTTAA